A stretch of Dehalococcoidia bacterium DNA encodes these proteins:
- a CDS encoding FAD-dependent oxidoreductase: MTTIATEAPKKKAQIRLVAPCTRDCPAGIDIPRYIGYVLQGRYSEAMAVVRERMPFPSVCAHVCYRPCETGCRRSKLDEPVAINALKRVAADNDVKKVWRRDWKLAPPTGRRVAIVGSGPAGLTAAYYLSKVKGHGVTIFEALPELGGQLRIGIPAYRLPRTLLDEEIDIIVEAGVKVVRNTRLERPTDLLDMGFNAVLIACGTMKPNTMGIPGEDLSEVIDGVRFLADANLGRRTSVGARVAIIGGGNVALDCARVALRLGAQHAVIIYRRTRQEMPAYDFEVEEAVREGVDLMYLASPQKIEQVGGALRLHLQRMQLGEPDASGRRRPVAVPGETFTMDVDNVLAAIGQSADTAPFGLDVNKDGTIKAEKGSVKASMPGVYVAGDVLTGPVSVIEAIAGGRTSAQAIDKYLGGNGDIGETLAPPPGEELLMPATVAPRGEKRTLVIELDPKERIQSFGECALVLTESEAHREALRCIHCDQWRAQGVPSVWPKGVKTD, translated from the coding sequence ATGACCACTATAGCGACTGAGGCGCCCAAGAAGAAAGCACAAATTCGCCTTGTAGCTCCGTGCACACGCGACTGCCCCGCGGGCATTGACATCCCGCGGTACATAGGCTACGTGCTGCAGGGCCGTTACTCGGAGGCGATGGCTGTCGTACGTGAGCGGATGCCGTTTCCCTCGGTGTGCGCGCACGTCTGCTACCGCCCCTGCGAGACCGGATGCCGTCGCAGCAAGCTGGACGAGCCGGTGGCCATTAACGCGCTCAAACGCGTGGCCGCGGACAACGACGTGAAGAAGGTCTGGCGGCGTGACTGGAAGCTCGCCCCGCCCACGGGCCGGCGCGTTGCCATTGTCGGCTCGGGGCCCGCGGGGCTCACCGCCGCGTACTACCTGTCGAAGGTGAAGGGACACGGCGTCACCATCTTCGAGGCGCTGCCGGAGCTGGGCGGGCAACTGCGCATCGGCATACCGGCGTACCGCCTGCCACGCACGCTGTTGGACGAAGAGATCGACATCATCGTGGAGGCGGGCGTCAAGGTCGTCCGCAACACGCGGCTGGAGCGCCCGACCGACCTGCTGGACATGGGGTTCAACGCCGTGCTCATTGCCTGCGGCACGATGAAGCCGAACACGATGGGCATCCCCGGCGAGGACCTGTCGGAGGTCATTGACGGCGTGCGCTTCCTGGCTGACGCCAACTTGGGCCGCCGCACATCCGTCGGCGCGCGTGTCGCGATCATCGGCGGCGGCAACGTCGCCCTCGACTGCGCGCGGGTGGCGCTGCGCCTGGGTGCCCAACACGCCGTCATCATCTACCGGCGCACCCGGCAGGAGATGCCCGCGTATGACTTCGAGGTTGAGGAGGCGGTGCGCGAGGGCGTGGACCTGATGTACCTGGCGTCGCCGCAGAAGATTGAGCAGGTGGGCGGCGCGCTGCGGCTCCATCTCCAGCGGATGCAACTCGGTGAGCCGGACGCGTCGGGCCGTCGCCGCCCCGTGGCCGTCCCGGGTGAGACGTTTACCATGGATGTGGACAACGTTCTTGCGGCCATCGGGCAGTCGGCGGACACCGCGCCGTTCGGCCTGGATGTGAACAAGGACGGCACGATCAAGGCGGAAAAGGGGTCGGTCAAGGCGTCTATGCCCGGTGTGTACGTCGCGGGCGACGTTCTGACTGGCCCGGTGAGCGTTATCGAAGCGATAGCCGGCGGGCGGACTTCGGCGCAGGCCATCGACAAGTACCTGGGTGGCAATGGCGACATAGGTGAGACGCTGGCACCGCCGCCGGGCGAGGAGCTGCTGATGCCCGCCACAGTGGCGCCCAGGGGCGAGAAGCGGACGCTGGTGATAGAGCTGGACCCGAAGGAACGCATTCAGAGCTTTGGCGAGTGCGCTCTGGTCCTCACCGAGTCTGAGGCGCACCGCGAGGCCCTGCGCTGCATCCACTGCGACCAATGGCGCGCGCAGGGCGTGCCCTCTGTCTGGCCCAAGGGTGTCAAGACTGATTAG
- a CDS encoding DUF1573 domain-containing protein, translated as MSKMGLRASLVLAASLSAAVAAACAPAAPAPSAQKPAAPAVRGAPALDFDTLAVDMGMVPQDQMGVQTFVVMNRGDKPLRVGPVSIDVEQGCATAKTVEKTTDIQPNDAVLLPITFSRHTQLGPHRLLVKVPSNDPAKPMTTLSLRFAVANDAPPSGSGPRLQVDKGIIDVGTVPYDWPMYEQFTLRNVGTSPLVLNKAPVVRVEQGC; from the coding sequence ATGAGCAAGATGGGCCTCAGGGCATCGCTTGTCCTGGCCGCGTCGCTGTCAGCAGCCGTTGCTGCCGCATGCGCGCCCGCCGCGCCCGCGCCCAGCGCGCAAAAGCCCGCGGCGCCCGCCGTTCGCGGCGCCCCTGCGCTGGACTTTGACACGCTCGCCGTGGACATGGGCATGGTGCCGCAGGACCAGATGGGCGTGCAGACCTTCGTGGTCATGAACCGCGGCGACAAGCCGCTCCGCGTGGGGCCGGTCAGCATTGACGTCGAGCAGGGATGCGCGACGGCAAAGACCGTCGAGAAGACCACCGATATCCAGCCCAATGACGCGGTGCTGCTCCCCATCACATTCAGTCGGCACACGCAGCTTGGCCCGCACCGGCTCCTCGTGAAAGTGCCGTCGAACGACCCCGCGAAGCCGATGACCACACTGTCCCTGCGTTTTGCGGTAGCGAACGACGCGCCGCCGTCAGGCTCCGGGCCGAGACTGCAGGTTGACAAAGGTATCATAGACGTCGGCACCGTGCCCTACGACTGGCCGATGTACGAGCAGTTCACCCTGCGCAACGTTGGGACCTCGCCACTCGTGCTGAACAAGGCGCCCGTCGTGCGCGTCGAGCAGGGGTGCTGA
- a CDS encoding zinc-ribbon domain containing protein: protein MSYTDKTLTCSDCGATFTFSASEQELFAQRGYTHEPRRCATCRETRKSERTGDTGSGGGFGDHPRREMFEAVCASCGQKAMVPFQPRGNKPVYCGDCYRKVQQSSNR from the coding sequence GTGAGCTACACTGACAAGACTTTGACTTGCAGTGACTGTGGCGCGACGTTTACGTTCAGCGCCAGTGAGCAGGAGCTCTTCGCGCAGAGGGGCTACACCCACGAGCCCAGGCGGTGCGCCACGTGTCGCGAGACGCGCAAGTCGGAGCGGACCGGGGATACGGGCAGCGGCGGCGGTTTCGGCGATCACCCGCGCCGCGAGATGTTTGAGGCTGTGTGCGCCAGCTGTGGACAGAAGGCCATGGTCCCGTTCCAGCCCCGTGGCAACAAGCCTGTGTACTGCGGCGACTGCTACCGCAAGGTCCAGCAGTCGTCCAATCGCTAG
- a CDS encoding enoyl-CoA hydratase-related protein: MTRKTYDGLLLEKKGHVAVITLNRPEKLNALNIDMRVGLAEFSRELERDVDVRVVVLTGAGRAFCSGADLSAPPGAFKADIAEAAGAWVVPLFKLEKPTIAAVNGVAAGGGLSAALVCDIRIASDQARFTAVWSKRGLIPDSLASWLLPRLVGMSHACELSYTGRIIDAQEAARIGMVSRVVPHDRLMAETMALAEEISQQAPIALRLTKRAYQSGAASSADAQVFHESSSVAICHSTEDYLEGRKAFLEKRAPVFKGK, encoded by the coding sequence ATGACCAGGAAGACCTACGACGGCCTTTTGCTGGAAAAGAAAGGCCACGTCGCCGTCATCACCTTGAATCGCCCCGAGAAGCTGAACGCCCTGAACATTGATATGCGCGTGGGCCTTGCGGAGTTCTCCCGGGAGCTCGAGCGGGACGTGGATGTCCGGGTGGTGGTGCTCACGGGCGCGGGACGGGCCTTTTGCTCGGGGGCCGACCTGTCGGCTCCTCCCGGAGCGTTCAAGGCGGACATCGCGGAGGCGGCGGGTGCGTGGGTCGTGCCCTTGTTCAAGCTGGAGAAGCCAACCATCGCCGCAGTCAACGGCGTGGCCGCGGGGGGTGGTCTCTCCGCGGCGCTTGTCTGTGACATCCGTATTGCGTCCGACCAGGCGCGCTTCACGGCGGTATGGAGCAAGCGGGGTCTGATACCTGACAGCCTGGCAAGCTGGCTGCTGCCTCGTCTTGTTGGCATGTCCCATGCCTGCGAGCTGTCGTATACCGGACGCATCATTGACGCACAGGAAGCCGCGCGCATCGGCATGGTGAGCAGGGTGGTGCCCCACGACAGGCTGATGGCGGAGACGATGGCCCTCGCTGAGGAGATCAGCCAGCAGGCGCCCATTGCGCTGCGCCTGACCAAGCGCGCTTACCAGAGCGGAGCGGCGAGCAGCGCGGACGCGCAGGTATTTCACGAGTCGTCGTCCGTAGCCATCTGCCACAGCACGGAGGACTACCTGGAGGGACGCAAGGCCTTCCTTGAGAAGCGCGCTCCCGTGTTCAAAGGCAAGTAA
- the mutL gene encoding DNA mismatch repair endonuclease MutL encodes MPIRLLAPDVAACIAAGEVIERPASVVKELLENALDAGARAVAIEVLGGGVRMVRVADDGSAIPAEEVELAFQRHATSKISRAEDLDAIITLGFRGEALPTIAAVAEVAMVTRTADAEGGTYVLLQGGHVAERGVRACSPGTVVTVRNLFRNLPARLKFLKSDPAEAHRIVHLVTQYALAYPEVRFTLQVEGRATFSSTGSGDARDALARVFDAQTAAALLEVTPGDGPVRVSGYVSPPSLSRASRTGISLFVNRRWVQSRTLTAALEQGCEGMLMTGRRPIAVVHIHLPLEDVDVNVHPAKAEVRFRREGEAFAAVRDAVRQALLRQAPAQSVALPAQAMSAPSPAAPATAHPLAPWDAHARMPSAPPVQPANLPQAQPLMALPILRPLGQVASTYVIAEGPDGVYLIDQHAAHERVLFERLREQRRRRSVETQGLLEPAPVEVSPAQEQMLQAHREELEAFGFALEPFGERTYLVRSIPAAVQASAPVEALREVLELLGQELPVQREDRVAFSLACHGAIRAGKVLLREEMEELLRLLEQTEQPHTCPHGRPTMVHLSAADLERQFGRR; translated from the coding sequence ATGCCCATCCGTCTCCTTGCCCCGGATGTCGCCGCCTGCATCGCCGCAGGCGAAGTCATCGAGCGGCCGGCCTCGGTGGTCAAGGAGCTGCTGGAGAACGCGCTGGACGCCGGCGCAAGAGCCGTCGCCATCGAGGTGCTGGGCGGCGGCGTGCGGATGGTTCGCGTGGCCGACGACGGCAGCGCCATCCCGGCTGAAGAGGTGGAGCTGGCCTTTCAGCGCCACGCCACCAGCAAGATCAGCCGCGCTGAAGACCTGGACGCCATCATCACCCTGGGCTTCCGGGGCGAGGCGCTGCCGACCATCGCCGCCGTTGCCGAGGTGGCGATGGTCACGCGCACGGCGGACGCCGAGGGCGGGACGTACGTCCTGCTGCAGGGCGGCCATGTGGCAGAGCGCGGCGTGCGGGCCTGCTCCCCGGGCACGGTCGTCACCGTCCGCAACCTCTTTCGCAATCTGCCTGCCCGCCTCAAGTTTCTGAAGTCGGACCCCGCCGAGGCGCATCGCATTGTCCACCTTGTCACCCAGTACGCGCTGGCCTATCCGGAGGTGCGCTTCACCCTGCAAGTAGAGGGGCGCGCCACCTTCTCCAGCACCGGTTCCGGCGACGCGCGGGACGCTCTGGCGCGGGTCTTTGACGCGCAGACCGCCGCCGCTCTGCTGGAGGTCACGCCAGGCGACGGTCCGGTGCGTGTCAGCGGGTACGTCAGCCCGCCCTCGCTGAGCCGGGCCAGCCGCACCGGCATCAGCCTCTTTGTCAACCGGCGCTGGGTGCAGAGCCGCACGCTCACCGCCGCCCTGGAACAGGGCTGCGAGGGCATGCTCATGACCGGACGACGCCCCATCGCCGTCGTGCATATCCACTTGCCCCTGGAGGACGTGGACGTGAATGTGCACCCGGCGAAGGCGGAGGTCCGCTTCCGCCGCGAGGGAGAAGCCTTTGCGGCGGTGCGGGACGCCGTGCGACAGGCGCTCCTGCGACAGGCGCCGGCGCAGAGCGTCGCCCTGCCCGCGCAGGCGATGTCGGCTCCGTCGCCCGCCGCTCCCGCGACGGCGCACCCTCTCGCCCCGTGGGACGCGCACGCCCGCATGCCCTCCGCGCCGCCAGTGCAGCCCGCGAATCTGCCACAGGCGCAACCCTTGATGGCGCTGCCCATCCTCCGGCCTCTGGGCCAGGTGGCCAGCACCTACGTCATCGCGGAGGGGCCGGACGGCGTCTATCTCATTGACCAGCACGCCGCCCACGAGCGGGTGCTCTTCGAGCGCCTGCGCGAGCAGCGACGGCGCAGGTCAGTGGAGACGCAGGGGCTGCTGGAACCGGCGCCGGTGGAGGTGTCGCCCGCGCAGGAGCAAATGCTCCAGGCCCACCGAGAGGAGTTGGAGGCATTCGGCTTCGCGCTGGAGCCTTTCGGCGAGCGGACGTACCTGGTCCGCTCTATTCCCGCGGCGGTGCAAGCCTCCGCGCCCGTCGAGGCGCTACGGGAGGTGCTGGAGCTTCTGGGCCAGGAGTTGCCGGTGCAGCGGGAGGACCGTGTGGCGTTCTCTCTGGCCTGCCACGGGGCCATACGCGCGGGGAAGGTGCTGCTCCGCGAGGAGATGGAGGAACTGCTGCGCCTCCTGGAGCAGACGGAGCAGCCACACACATGCCCTCACGGGCGACCCACCATGGTCCACCTGAGCGCCGCCGACCTGGAGCGCCAGTTCGGGCGCAGATAG
- a CDS encoding PQQ-binding-like beta-propeller repeat protein → MRYPLGRAGRPFLAALAIVAVALVGLTPRSASALPAALIAFVSSRDGNSEIYVARADGAGATRLTSNPGWDWQPAWSPDGARLAFTSRVDGNTDIYTVRASDLGMTRLTTDSADDRDPAWSPDGKRIVFVSRRDGNPEIYVMNTDGSGQTRLTNNPAWDWNPVWSPDGQRLAFMSYRDNSYEIYVMRADGTGLARVTTNPGGHLAPAWSPDGARIAYVTEKGRTASLWVVNVTTLEARMLASPGEKVKQAAWSPDGKLLAITALEGCPGTECYDALYLVNDDGSGLRYLNMFPPADGELAWSPDGLWLAYTTSGGAAQAYQVWIREIGGSGQSVPFLDGESPVWQPAAGALWPTPTPTPVAPTPTATPTPTPMPTPAGATPTPTATPGRRTVGLTYLFWPMYRRDAQHTARHLYLGPQAPALKWAFGTLNVIQSSPAIGPDGTIYVGSNDNRLYALSPGGVLKWSFPTGNWVWSSPAIGVDGTVYVGSFDKKLYAVASNGLLRWSFPTGDIVYSSPAIGADGTVYVGSNDHNLYAVNPNGSLKWSFGTGSIIHSSPAIGFDGAIYVGSFDKKLYAVNADGSLKWSFTTGGAIQSSPTIGEGGAVYVGSTDGNLYAINADGSLKWSFPVGAAIQSSPAIGADGNIYVGADDRNLYAVSSSGALNWSLSVGSIISASPAVGADGTIYVHSIDHKLYAVRPDGSLRWGFTAGAGIVTVSSPAIGADNILYVGSGDGKLYAIGP, encoded by the coding sequence ATGCGTTATCCGCTGGGACGCGCGGGAAGGCCGTTCCTTGCCGCCCTCGCTATCGTCGCGGTCGCCCTCGTCGGGCTGACGCCGCGCTCCGCGAGTGCGCTCCCCGCCGCGCTCATCGCGTTCGTGTCCTCCCGCGACGGCAACAGCGAAATCTACGTTGCACGGGCCGATGGCGCGGGAGCGACCCGCCTGACATCCAACCCCGGCTGGGACTGGCAGCCCGCGTGGTCGCCGGACGGCGCGCGCCTCGCGTTCACCTCCCGCGTGGACGGCAACACCGACATTTACACCGTTCGCGCCTCTGATTTGGGCATGACGCGCCTGACCACGGACTCCGCCGATGACCGTGATCCCGCGTGGTCGCCGGATGGCAAGCGCATTGTGTTTGTCTCGCGACGCGACGGCAATCCTGAGATATACGTCATGAACACGGACGGCTCGGGGCAGACGCGCCTGACGAACAACCCTGCCTGGGACTGGAACCCCGTCTGGTCTCCCGACGGCCAGCGCCTCGCTTTTATGTCGTACCGCGACAACAGTTATGAGATTTACGTGATGCGAGCGGACGGGACGGGGTTGGCCCGCGTCACGACCAACCCGGGTGGGCACCTTGCGCCGGCGTGGTCGCCGGATGGAGCGCGCATCGCCTACGTGACGGAGAAAGGGCGAACCGCCAGCCTGTGGGTGGTCAACGTGACCACACTGGAGGCGCGGATGCTGGCGTCGCCGGGGGAGAAGGTCAAGCAGGCGGCATGGTCTCCGGACGGGAAGCTCCTGGCGATCACCGCGCTCGAAGGATGTCCCGGGACCGAGTGCTACGATGCCCTGTACCTTGTCAACGACGATGGCTCCGGTCTCCGGTATCTGAACATGTTTCCCCCTGCCGACGGCGAGCTGGCCTGGTCGCCCGACGGCCTCTGGCTCGCGTACACCACGTCGGGTGGCGCGGCACAGGCATACCAGGTCTGGATTCGAGAGATAGGCGGGTCCGGCCAGTCCGTCCCGTTCCTGGACGGAGAGTCACCGGTCTGGCAGCCAGCCGCGGGCGCTCTGTGGCCGACTCCCACGCCGACTCCGGTCGCGCCAACTCCCACCGCCACGCCGACGCCGACTCCTATGCCCACGCCCGCCGGTGCGACACCTACTCCAACCGCCACTCCCGGACGCAGGACGGTGGGCCTGACGTACCTGTTCTGGCCCATGTACCGCCGCGACGCTCAGCATACGGCGCGGCACCTGTATTTGGGGCCTCAGGCCCCCGCGCTCAAGTGGGCCTTCGGCACGTTGAACGTTATCCAGTCCTCGCCAGCCATAGGGCCGGACGGAACCATCTACGTCGGCTCCAACGACAACAGGCTCTACGCCCTCAGTCCCGGCGGCGTCCTCAAGTGGAGCTTCCCCACGGGGAACTGGGTATGGTCATCCCCGGCCATCGGGGTTGATGGCACTGTCTACGTCGGGTCTTTCGACAAAAAGCTCTACGCCGTCGCGTCCAACGGCCTCTTGAGATGGAGCTTCCCCACGGGGGATATCGTGTACTCTTCTCCGGCCATCGGCGCGGACGGCACCGTCTACGTAGGGTCGAACGACCACAACCTCTACGCTGTCAACCCGAACGGCTCCCTCAAGTGGAGCTTCGGCACCGGCAGCATCATCCACTCATCGCCCGCCATCGGATTCGACGGCGCCATCTACGTCGGCTCTTTCGACAAGAAGCTGTATGCCGTCAATGCGGACGGCTCCCTCAAGTGGAGCTTTACGACGGGCGGCGCCATCCAGTCGTCTCCCACCATTGGAGAGGGGGGCGCCGTGTACGTGGGGTCCACGGACGGAAATCTCTACGCCATCAACGCGGACGGCTCCCTAAAGTGGAGTTTTCCGGTCGGCGCCGCTATCCAGTCTTCGCCTGCCATCGGAGCGGACGGCAACATCTACGTGGGGGCGGATGACCGTAACCTCTACGCGGTCAGCTCGAGCGGTGCGCTCAATTGGAGCCTCTCCGTCGGCAGTATCATCTCCGCGTCCCCCGCCGTTGGAGCGGACGGCACCATCTACGTCCACTCCATTGACCACAAGCTCTACGCCGTGCGGCCGGACGGCTCTCTCAGATGGGGCTTCACAGCAGGAGCGGGGATTGTAACCGTGTCCTCTCCGGCGATCGGCGCCGACAACATCCTGTACGTGGGGTCGGGGGACGGAAAGCTCTACGCCATCGGGCCGTAG
- the mutS gene encoding DNA mismatch repair protein MutS, whose translation MSTPIRRQYLQAKQQHPGCLLLFRLGDFYETFDEDARTISRELGLTLTGRELGKGQRYPMAGIPYHALDGYLAKLIRRGFRVAICEQMSDPATSKGLVDREVVRVVTPGTVLEPNLLEQKANNYLVALAPAGDRWGLAYIDLSTSEFATAELSPQDAALELERLRPAEVLLPEGASPPGATGGAPVTKRDARTFDEEECRALLLRHLGATSLEAYGCEGMAGAVRAAGAILAYVAETQKAALPNLNRLSTVSPQSYMALDSQTRRNLELFQGGRNGGTEHSLYAVLDLTRTPMGGRLMRRWLGQPLRELAPLLKRQEAVAWLHAHAIQRTRVLEMLHTVGDIERLAVRVRAGAASPRDMAALRRSLETAPPVRQALESAPAWLVERLDACPDAVELIAYAIVEDPPALLSDGGVIRQEFSPELDQVRSASRNARDYIASLEKTEREHTGIKSLKVGYNRVFGYYIEVTTPHLALVPATYIRKQTLSGAERYYTPELKEYESLVLNAQERIAEMEAALFRQVCAQVAAMADRILDTADALAHADALSALAEAAARYNYVRPTLTDGDTLDIKAGRHPIVERFLSGGEFVPNDTLLSCKDAQVVVLTGPNMAGKSTFLRQAALIVLMAQMGGFVPAQAATVGLVDRIFTRVGLQDDLATGQSTFMVEMIETAHILHNATSRSLLILDEIGRGTSTYDGMAIARAVIEYIHNHPRLGARTLFATHYHELVEMARYLPRVRNYNVAVAEEGGDVVFLHRIAPGGADKSYGIHVAQLAGLPRPVVHRAREVLAELESADGRAQSDWRRGRSAPRADPSTEGEQMPLFGKTPPWLEELLALDVNGLTPLEALTRLYELQRKAKGEGGQAAH comes from the coding sequence GTGTCTACCCCCATACGCCGTCAGTACCTTCAGGCCAAGCAGCAGCACCCCGGCTGTCTGCTCCTGTTCCGCCTGGGAGACTTCTACGAGACCTTTGACGAGGACGCCCGCACCATCAGCCGCGAACTGGGCCTGACCCTGACCGGCCGGGAGTTGGGCAAGGGCCAGCGCTACCCCATGGCCGGCATCCCGTACCACGCCCTGGACGGATACCTGGCCAAGCTCATCCGGCGGGGCTTCCGCGTCGCCATCTGCGAGCAGATGAGCGATCCCGCCACCAGCAAGGGGCTGGTGGACCGCGAGGTAGTCCGGGTGGTCACGCCAGGGACAGTGCTGGAGCCAAACCTGCTGGAACAGAAGGCCAACAACTACCTGGTGGCCCTGGCGCCCGCCGGAGACAGATGGGGTCTTGCCTACATAGACCTGTCCACCAGCGAGTTCGCCACCGCGGAGCTGTCTCCCCAGGACGCCGCGCTGGAGTTGGAGCGGCTGCGACCCGCCGAGGTGCTGCTGCCGGAGGGCGCATCGCCGCCCGGCGCAACGGGTGGCGCGCCGGTCACGAAACGCGACGCGCGCACCTTCGACGAGGAGGAGTGCCGGGCGCTGCTCCTGCGCCACCTGGGCGCCACCAGCCTGGAGGCCTATGGTTGCGAGGGGATGGCCGGCGCGGTGCGCGCCGCGGGCGCCATCCTGGCGTACGTGGCGGAGACCCAGAAGGCGGCCCTGCCGAATCTGAATCGCCTGTCCACCGTGTCGCCCCAATCGTACATGGCCCTTGACTCCCAGACCCGCCGAAACCTGGAGTTGTTCCAGGGCGGGCGCAACGGCGGTACGGAGCACTCGCTGTATGCGGTGCTCGACTTGACCCGCACTCCAATGGGCGGCCGCCTGATGCGGCGCTGGCTGGGGCAGCCCCTGCGCGAGCTGGCCCCCCTCCTGAAGCGCCAGGAGGCCGTCGCATGGCTGCACGCTCACGCCATCCAGCGGACGCGGGTGCTGGAGATGCTACACACTGTGGGGGATATCGAACGGCTGGCCGTGCGCGTCCGCGCGGGCGCCGCGTCGCCGCGGGACATGGCGGCCCTGCGCCGCAGCCTGGAGACGGCGCCGCCCGTCCGGCAGGCGCTGGAGAGCGCCCCGGCCTGGCTCGTGGAGCGGCTGGACGCGTGCCCCGACGCCGTCGAGCTTATCGCCTACGCCATCGTCGAGGACCCGCCGGCCCTGCTGAGCGACGGCGGCGTCATCCGCCAGGAGTTCTCGCCGGAGCTGGACCAGGTGCGCTCGGCGTCCCGCAACGCCCGCGACTACATCGCCTCACTGGAGAAGACCGAGCGCGAGCACACAGGCATCAAAAGCCTGAAGGTGGGCTACAACAGGGTCTTCGGCTACTACATCGAGGTGACGACGCCCCACCTGGCGCTGGTCCCGGCGACCTATATCCGCAAGCAGACGCTCTCCGGGGCCGAGCGCTACTACACGCCGGAGCTGAAGGAGTACGAGTCCCTGGTGCTGAACGCCCAGGAGCGCATCGCCGAGATGGAGGCCGCGCTGTTCCGGCAGGTCTGCGCCCAGGTGGCGGCCATGGCCGACCGCATCCTGGACACCGCCGACGCCCTCGCCCACGCCGATGCGCTCTCCGCGCTGGCGGAGGCCGCGGCGCGCTACAACTACGTGCGTCCCACCCTCACGGACGGCGATACGCTGGACATCAAGGCGGGGCGCCATCCAATCGTAGAGCGCTTCCTGTCCGGGGGAGAGTTCGTGCCCAACGATACTCTCCTTTCCTGCAAGGACGCCCAGGTGGTCGTCCTCACCGGCCCCAACATGGCGGGCAAGTCCACTTTCCTGCGCCAGGCGGCGCTTATCGTCCTCATGGCCCAGATGGGCGGCTTCGTCCCGGCGCAGGCCGCCACCGTCGGCCTCGTGGACCGCATATTCACCCGCGTGGGACTCCAGGACGACCTGGCGACGGGCCAGTCCACGTTCATGGTGGAGATGATCGAGACGGCCCACATTCTGCACAACGCCACGTCCCGCTCGCTGCTGATTCTTGACGAGATAGGACGCGGCACCAGCACGTACGACGGCATGGCCATCGCCCGCGCCGTCATCGAGTACATCCACAATCACCCGCGCCTGGGCGCCCGCACCCTCTTCGCCACGCACTACCATGAACTGGTGGAGATGGCCCGCTACCTGCCCCGCGTGCGTAACTACAACGTAGCCGTCGCGGAGGAGGGTGGAGACGTGGTGTTCCTGCACCGCATCGCGCCGGGCGGCGCGGACAAGAGCTACGGCATTCATGTGGCGCAGCTCGCCGGGCTTCCGCGCCCCGTGGTCCACCGGGCGCGCGAGGTGCTCGCGGAACTGGAGAGCGCCGATGGCCGCGCCCAGTCCGACTGGCGGCGTGGACGCTCCGCCCCCCGCGCCGACCCTTCCACGGAAGGGGAGCAGATGCCGCTCTTCGGCAAGACGCCGCCCTGGCTGGAGGAACTGCTGGCCCTGGACGTGAACGGGCTGACGCCTCTGGAGGCGTTGACCAGGCTCTACGAGCTACAACGGAAGGCGAAGGGTGAAGGCGGCCAGGCCGCACACTAA
- a CDS encoding 2-oxoacid:acceptor oxidoreductase family protein — MVRTRLALLEVRWHGRGGQGVVTASAMLADAALEEDLYFQAFPEYGAERSGAPVTAYSRLSESPISVRSQITEPDVVVVVDPTLLGKVDVTRGLKPEGILLINTTLSPAEVRKRLNVQGGRVFTVDATGIARATVGRPIPNTPMLGALLRITGVVSKDAALRAVRGRLGTRLSPDVIQANILAFEQAYAGIQEG; from the coding sequence ATGGTCCGCACCCGATTAGCTCTCCTTGAGGTACGTTGGCATGGCCGCGGAGGCCAGGGCGTGGTAACCGCCAGCGCCATGCTGGCCGACGCAGCCCTGGAAGAAGACCTCTACTTTCAGGCCTTCCCGGAGTACGGAGCGGAGCGCTCCGGAGCGCCGGTCACCGCCTACAGCCGCCTCAGCGAGTCCCCCATCAGTGTCCGCAGCCAGATTACCGAGCCCGACGTTGTCGTCGTCGTTGACCCTACGCTCCTCGGCAAAGTTGACGTCACGCGCGGCCTCAAGCCCGAAGGCATCCTCTTAATCAATACCACGCTCTCGCCCGCGGAGGTGCGCAAGCGTCTGAACGTCCAGGGCGGGCGTGTTTTCACCGTGGACGCCACGGGCATCGCGCGGGCGACGGTGGGCCGCCCGATTCCGAATACGCCTATGCTGGGCGCTCTGCTCCGCATCACCGGCGTGGTCAGCAAAGACGCCGCGCTGCGCGCGGTACGGGGCCGTCTGGGCACACGGCTCAGTCCGGACGTCATCCAGGCGAACATCCTCGCCTTTGAACAGGCGTACGCGGGTATCCAGGAAGGGTAA
- a CDS encoding 4Fe-4S binding protein, translating to MSQDWRKVAPGGTVTEPGSAVTVETGTWRSSRPVVDYDHCVHCMICWVFCPDDCFQTENGKLVGVDYFHCKGCGICAVECPKKCISMQEDVLA from the coding sequence ATGTCACAAGATTGGAGAAAAGTCGCGCCCGGCGGGACCGTCACCGAGCCGGGGAGTGCCGTGACCGTTGAGACGGGCACGTGGCGGTCCAGCAGGCCCGTCGTGGACTACGACCATTGCGTGCACTGCATGATCTGCTGGGTCTTCTGCCCGGACGACTGCTTCCAGACGGAGAACGGCAAGCTGGTCGGCGTGGACTACTTCCACTGCAAGGGCTGCGGCATCTGCGCCGTCGAGTGCCCCAAAAAGTGCATCTCCATGCAAGAGGACGTCCTGGCGTAG